A genomic segment from Methanoplanus limicola DSM 2279 encodes:
- the mbhE gene encoding hydrogen gas-evolving membrane-bound hydrogenase subunit E — protein sequence MNAKKILTSVIIIIIAGAFILPAATLEFGSPANGDMDSYIIENGQEMAGANNIVSGVVFDFRGFDTLGEATVLFTAVIGVTLIFRKRGEDEEYEYE from the coding sequence ATGAATGCAAAAAAGATCCTGACATCAGTCATAATCATAATTATTGCAGGAGCATTTATTCTCCCGGCTGCTACCCTTGAATTCGGCAGTCCGGCTAACGGAGATATGGACAGTTACATTATAGAAAACGGTCAGGAGATGGCCGGAGCAAATAATATCGTATCAGGTGTTGTCTTTGATTTCAGGGGATTTGACACTCTCGGTGAGGCAACTGTCCTTTTTACTGCTGTTATAGGTGTAACTCTTATTTTCAGGAAAAGAGGGGAGGATGAAGAGTATGAATATGAGTAA
- a CDS encoding monovalent cation/H+ antiporter complex subunit F, which translates to MKGIWIIPAIFLVMLILLAMVRLFAGPTSPDRVVAFDSINTLTVALMVILGIFFGELFFVEVAIVYALLSFVGTLFISKYLGGEI; encoded by the coding sequence ATGAAAGGAATCTGGATAATTCCGGCGATTTTCCTTGTCATGCTGATCCTCCTGGCAATGGTCAGGCTTTTTGCCGGCCCTACATCACCTGACAGGGTTGTAGCCTTTGATTCAATAAACACCCTGACCGTTGCACTGATGGTAATCTTAGGCATATTCTTTGGGGAGCTCTTCTTCGTTGAGGTTGCGATAGTCTATGCCCTCCTGTCCTTTGTCGGGACCTTGTTCATATCCAAATACCTTGGAGGAGAAATATGA
- a CDS encoding Na(+)/H(+) antiporter subunit B has protein sequence MTVDPVLIFHAILLTGLVISALAIYHLKNLLSAAIAFGVFSFLLSLEFYLLQAPDVAIAEAGIGAGLTTAIFVIAIRGTDADDEEREALR, from the coding sequence ATGACAGTTGATCCAGTACTTATATTCCATGCCATTCTGCTTACAGGGCTTGTTATCTCTGCCTTAGCAATATATCACCTTAAAAATCTCCTTTCGGCAGCGATTGCATTCGGAGTTTTCAGTTTTCTCCTCTCACTTGAATTTTACCTGCTCCAGGCGCCTGATGTTGCAATTGCTGAAGCCGGAATCGGTGCAGGCCTTACAACAGCAATTTTTGTCATTGCTATTCGCGGGACAGATGCGGATGATGAAGAGAGGGAGGCCTTAAGATGA
- a CDS encoding hydrogenase: MEVAEMVLPETLYTEYGAWSPLYWIIGFIVALIISWIFLLMGESDYKSYTEQVKPYLSGNAEPDKGDVHIRAGNMYWGFTKALKRYYDILIPVHTGILTDYILWFLGAMALIMVIILGGDLL, translated from the coding sequence TTGGAGGTAGCTGAAATGGTCCTGCCCGAGACACTGTATACGGAATATGGTGCCTGGAGTCCGTTATACTGGATTATCGGATTTATAGTCGCGCTTATAATATCCTGGATTTTCCTTTTGATGGGTGAATCAGACTACAAGAGTTATACAGAACAGGTAAAACCATATCTGTCAGGCAATGCCGAACCGGATAAAGGTGATGTACACATCCGTGCCGGAAATATGTACTGGGGTTTTACAAAAGCACTTAAAAGATATTATGATATTCTTATTCCGGTTCATACCGGAATTTTGACTGATTATATTCTCTGGTTTCTCGGAGCTATGGCCCTTATAATGGTAATTATTCTTGGAGGCGATCTGTTATGA
- a CDS encoding NADH-quinone oxidoreductase subunit B family protein, with protein sequence MRLSESFNRSLWLFHFNSGSCNGCDIEIIATLMPRYDPERFGMKLVGSPRHADVLLVTGPVVHAMADRLRRVYLQMADPKVVICIGSCGQSGGVFFDSYNLDGPVGDVIPVDIYVPGCAPRPEAIIDGVVKAISKLERLEGEKR encoded by the coding sequence ATGAGGCTTTCAGAATCGTTTAACAGGTCACTGTGGTTATTTCACTTCAATTCCGGATCGTGCAATGGTTGTGATATTGAGATAATTGCAACCCTGATGCCCAGATATGACCCAGAGAGGTTTGGAATGAAGCTTGTAGGGTCACCAAGGCATGCCGATGTCCTTCTTGTTACAGGGCCGGTAGTTCATGCAATGGCAGACCGGCTCAGAAGAGTCTATCTTCAGATGGCTGATCCGAAGGTTGTAATCTGCATCGGTTCCTGCGGGCAGTCAGGAGGGGTTTTTTTTGATTCCTACAACCTTGACGGCCCTGTCGGTGATGTTATTCCGGTTGATATATATGTGCCCGGATGTGCACCGCGGCCCGAAGCAATAATTGACGGTGTTGTGAAAGCGATATCAAAACTTGAGAGGCTTGAGGGGGAGAAGAGATGA
- the mnhG gene encoding monovalent cation/H(+) antiporter subunit G: protein MNISGILIPVFLAIGLAFNALGVIGILRFPDVYTRLHAETKMTTFGTIFICLAGIVYCISEYLTMADNRFIDLAANIIIVLIALAFTNSVGSHAIARAAYKSGQKPNPSVVDRLSEVSDDS, encoded by the coding sequence ATGAACATTTCCGGCATTCTTATACCGGTTTTTCTGGCCATAGGACTGGCATTCAATGCACTCGGGGTAATCGGAATTCTGAGATTTCCGGATGTCTATACAAGGCTTCATGCAGAGACAAAGATGACCACATTCGGAACGATATTTATCTGCCTTGCAGGGATTGTGTACTGTATATCTGAATACTTAACTATGGCAGACAACCGGTTTATTGACCTTGCAGCGAACATAATTATTGTCCTTATAGCACTTGCATTCACAAATTCAGTTGGGTCACATGCAATTGCAAGGGCTGCATATAAATCCGGTCAGAAACCCAATCCATCGGTTGTAGACAGACTTTCGGAGGTTTCCGATGACAGTTGA
- a CDS encoding proton-conducting transporter transmembrane domain-containing protein, with protein sequence MIPAVIMDNLPALLIAVPLIGAFTVPIAGRFSDSLRSLWFILISLATLAVALLLTYEVLSFGTVVYTFGASSPSLTVPQDSGGIPFRIIFTVDAMSAFMAVSASIVGFTVALYSIVSDSGLSIKDNYFALILLMQAGILGMVCTGDLFNFFVFLEINSLAGAALVACRVDKGVAVEAGLKYAVLSTLSCLMILFAVGLFYGQYDALNMAVIADNIQYGMLDKIALVLMVAALAMKSGAVPMHFWTPDGYSMAPSSATAFLVVASQASLYGLFRVIFTIYNITLNWALLGWIIIITGILSMVIGVTMAIPQKDVKRLMAYHAVSQTGYMLLGVGVGLAVLGDDIMMNNIGITAIEGGIFHIINHAIYASLLFLTAGAVFYRTRTRNMNKLGGLGHNMKWTMLFFIIGALAIAGIPPLNGFSSKLLIYKSIFVFNPVLSIIVMIVSVLTLASFVKVFHSIFMGPKLPEYENVREVPRPMLIGMGILALLIFFFGVYPQAVVDVLITPATNALVNQDGYISAVLGGS encoded by the coding sequence ATGATTCCGGCAGTGATTATGGACAATCTCCCTGCACTTCTTATTGCAGTGCCTCTGATTGGCGCATTTACAGTACCCATTGCAGGCAGGTTCAGTGATTCTTTAAGATCTCTCTGGTTTATTCTGATAAGTCTTGCAACTCTTGCTGTAGCATTACTCCTGACATACGAGGTTCTCTCCTTTGGAACTGTAGTCTATACATTTGGTGCATCCAGCCCTTCCCTTACAGTTCCTCAGGATTCAGGCGGAATTCCATTCAGGATTATTTTTACTGTTGATGCAATGAGTGCCTTTATGGCAGTATCTGCATCTATAGTTGGTTTTACCGTTGCTCTGTATTCAATAGTATCAGATTCGGGACTTTCCATAAAAGATAACTATTTTGCACTTATTCTTCTGATGCAGGCCGGAATTTTAGGCATGGTCTGTACTGGAGATCTGTTTAACTTCTTTGTATTTCTGGAGATAAACTCACTTGCAGGAGCTGCCCTTGTTGCCTGCAGGGTTGATAAAGGGGTTGCAGTCGAGGCCGGACTTAAATATGCAGTATTATCAACTCTGAGCTGCCTCATGATTCTCTTCGCTGTCGGGCTTTTCTATGGGCAGTATGACGCACTCAATATGGCAGTAATTGCAGATAATATACAGTACGGGATGCTGGATAAAATTGCACTTGTGCTGATGGTTGCTGCACTTGCGATGAAATCCGGTGCAGTGCCTATGCACTTCTGGACACCTGACGGCTATTCTATGGCACCTTCATCTGCAACTGCATTTCTGGTTGTTGCAAGCCAGGCAAGCCTTTACGGACTCTTCAGGGTTATCTTTACTATATATAATATAACGCTCAACTGGGCCCTTTTAGGCTGGATAATAATTATAACCGGAATTTTATCAATGGTTATAGGTGTCACAATGGCTATCCCGCAGAAAGATGTAAAGAGGCTTATGGCCTACCATGCAGTATCGCAAACAGGATATATGCTCCTTGGAGTTGGTGTTGGCCTTGCAGTACTTGGTGATGACATAATGATGAATAATATCGGGATAACTGCTATAGAAGGAGGAATATTCCATATCATCAACCATGCAATTTATGCGAGTCTGCTCTTTCTAACCGCAGGTGCAGTCTTTTACAGGACGAGGACAAGAAATATGAATAAACTCGGCGGTCTTGGGCACAATATGAAGTGGACCATGCTATTTTTTATTATAGGTGCACTGGCAATTGCCGGAATTCCGCCTTTAAACGGTTTTTCATCAAAACTTCTGATTTATAAGTCTATCTTCGTGTTTAATCCGGTACTATCTATAATTGTAATGATAGTGTCGGTTCTGACACTTGCGTCCTTTGTAAAGGTATTTCATTCAATCTTTATGGGGCCTAAACTTCCCGAGTATGAAAATGTCAGGGAAGTTCCACGTCCTATGCTGATTGGAATGGGTATTCTTGCATTACTTATATTTTTCTTTGGAGTATATCCGCAGGCAGTGGTAGATGTTCTGATTACACCCGCAACAAATGCCCTTGTAAATCAGGACGGATACATATCGGCAGTTCTTGGAGGTAGCTGA
- the hisH gene encoding imidazole glycerol phosphate synthase subunit HisH, which translates to MTQVAILDYGLGNIRSVKKGLEKAGAKAVITSDCEEIMASDGVVLPGVGAFSEGMEQLDDMKGTLFEFVEKRPVLGICLGMQMLLEISEEYGIHEGLGLVPGRVRGFEKKEGFKIPHMGWNNLTLTGSDPLFEGIKDQTYVYFVHSYYADTAPEYTIAETDYICPFSSAVRNKNAWGTQFHPEKSGDAGLKILENFIAIAD; encoded by the coding sequence ATGACACAAGTAGCTATTCTTGATTACGGGCTTGGGAATATAAGGAGTGTAAAGAAAGGCCTTGAAAAGGCCGGAGCAAAAGCTGTTATTACATCTGACTGTGAGGAGATTATGGCATCTGACGGGGTTGTCCTTCCCGGAGTCGGGGCATTTTCGGAAGGGATGGAACAGTTGGATGATATGAAGGGCACTCTTTTTGAATTTGTTGAAAAACGCCCTGTTCTTGGCATATGTCTTGGAATGCAGATGCTTCTTGAAATAAGTGAGGAATATGGTATTCATGAGGGCCTTGGACTTGTACCCGGAAGAGTCAGGGGTTTTGAGAAGAAGGAGGGATTTAAAATTCCGCATATGGGCTGGAATAATCTGACTTTAACCGGCAGTGATCCTCTTTTTGAGGGCATAAAAGATCAGACATATGTGTACTTTGTCCATTCATACTATGCAGATACAGCTCCGGAATATACAATCGCAGAAACTGATTATATCTGTCCTTTTTCATCAGCTGTCAGGAATAAGAATGCCTGGGGGACACAGTTCCACCCGGAAAAAAGCGGTGACGCCGGGCTTAAAATTCTTGAGAATTTTATCGCGATTGCTGACTGA
- a CDS encoding RNA methyltransferase, whose amino-acid sequence MPEIEIVLLEPIYEGNIGFAARVMKNFGFLNLTLINPPPIGDEAIARSSHARDVLDNARYAESLDEIIEKSNMLIATTGGLSKSVSNPMRMPYYSPDEIRDIIGDVKGRVSIIFGREDQGLSNEEIRRCDVICTIPSSYKYPIVNISHAVGIIAYELAEIKKEEFPLATRIEMDSFYDHFDHFLDVIGHPDHKMENTSTMIRRIFGRTKLTTREVSTLHGLLRRAEWHISGDEDDLMY is encoded by the coding sequence ATGCCGGAAATTGAGATTGTTCTTTTAGAGCCGATATATGAGGGAAATATCGGCTTTGCAGCCCGTGTCATGAAAAATTTCGGGTTTTTAAACCTCACTCTCATAAACCCTCCGCCTATTGGTGATGAGGCTATTGCAAGATCATCTCATGCCAGGGATGTTTTGGATAACGCAAGGTATGCTGAGAGCCTTGATGAGATTATTGAGAAGAGCAATATGCTTATTGCCACAACAGGCGGTCTTTCAAAGTCAGTCTCCAACCCGATGAGGATGCCTTATTATTCACCGGATGAGATCAGGGATATTATCGGTGACGTAAAAGGCAGGGTCTCAATAATATTTGGCAGGGAGGATCAGGGCCTTTCAAATGAGGAGATCAGGCGCTGTGACGTGATCTGTACAATTCCAAGTTCCTATAAATATCCGATTGTTAATATATCACATGCTGTCGGGATTATTGCCTATGAACTTGCCGAAATAAAAAAAGAAGAATTTCCTCTCGCTACAAGGATTGAGATGGACTCATTTTATGACCATTTTGATCATTTTCTGGATGTGATCGGTCATCCGGATCACAAGATGGAAAATACATCAACTATGATCAGAAGGATATTCGGCCGGACAAAACTTACAACAAGGGAAGTATCCACCCTTCACGGGCTTTTGAGGCGTGCGGAATGGCATATCTCAGGTGATGAAGACGATCTTATGTATTAA
- a CDS encoding phosphoadenosine phosphosulfate reductase domain-containing protein codes for MSKAFLGKLVLNWCDACHTPVLGKKCSCGAETRQVSVTPPGDIRPAFEKDIEHINKIYSEYFGTILIPEGHLVILNKVPDKDRMEEVIMGGAVVCAIRYLPDEKRWEVLPRVHASQYFRPEKGYVIADNGAVEPVKSGTSLLAPGLVNMHPDVKAGDEVFLVSRDMEAIAVGRSKVGYEESKEMERGQIVRTRKPKPSVCVPGAATWDDAVNSNKYIMDSHESEAVRFTNSVVEKNPNMPATVSYSGGKDSLATLLIVLKAIGKVPLIFSDTGLEFPETYKNITDVSEKYGLEIINTSGAEEFINKFEIHGPPAVDVRWCCAVCKLNPVKSIITEKWGECLSFIGQRKYESLARMKSPRIWRNFKVQVQLSAAPIQHWTAMHVFLYLFREGAPYNELYEERIDRIGCFMCPSSDLATFEIIKENYPELWSTWEEKLNSWKEKNNLSEEWITKGEWRKRGGPDDTSSYS; via the coding sequence ATGTCCAAAGCATTTCTTGGAAAACTTGTCCTGAACTGGTGCGATGCCTGTCATACTCCTGTTCTGGGGAAAAAATGCTCATGCGGTGCAGAGACCAGACAGGTCTCTGTTACACCACCCGGCGACATCAGGCCGGCATTTGAGAAGGATATTGAGCATATCAATAAAATATATTCTGAATATTTCGGCACCATACTCATTCCGGAAGGTCACCTTGTAATCCTCAATAAAGTTCCTGATAAGGATCGGATGGAGGAGGTTATCATGGGTGGAGCAGTCGTCTGTGCCATACGCTATCTTCCGGATGAGAAGAGATGGGAAGTTCTGCCGCGTGTCCATGCATCACAGTATTTCAGACCGGAGAAAGGCTATGTAATAGCTGACAATGGTGCAGTAGAACCTGTTAAATCCGGAACAAGTCTTTTAGCCCCCGGTCTTGTGAATATGCATCCGGATGTGAAAGCCGGAGATGAAGTATTCCTGGTTTCAAGAGATATGGAAGCTATAGCTGTCGGAAGGTCGAAGGTCGGATATGAAGAATCAAAGGAGATGGAGAGAGGGCAGATTGTCAGGACCAGAAAGCCAAAACCCTCGGTGTGCGTACCCGGCGCTGCAACCTGGGATGATGCAGTAAATTCCAATAAATATATTATGGACAGTCATGAGTCCGAAGCAGTAAGATTTACAAATTCTGTAGTTGAAAAAAACCCGAATATGCCTGCAACTGTCTCGTATTCCGGCGGAAAGGACAGCCTTGCAACACTTCTGATTGTTCTGAAGGCAATCGGCAAAGTTCCGCTGATATTTTCAGATACAGGACTTGAATTTCCTGAGACCTACAAAAATATAACTGATGTTTCTGAAAAATACGGACTTGAGATTATAAATACAAGTGGCGCTGAAGAATTTATTAATAAATTTGAAATTCATGGCCCGCCTGCGGTGGATGTCAGATGGTGCTGCGCCGTATGCAAACTTAACCCTGTAAAGTCCATCATCACCGAAAAATGGGGTGAATGCCTTTCATTTATCGGACAGAGAAAATATGAATCACTTGCAAGGATGAAAAGCCCCCGCATATGGCGTAATTTCAAGGTGCAGGTGCAGCTTTCTGCCGCACCGATACAGCACTGGACAGCAATGCATGTGTTTCTCTATCTCTTCAGGGAAGGGGCACCTTATAATGAACTTTATGAAGAGAGGATAGACAGAATCGGGTGTTTCATGTGTCCGTCAAGTGACCTTGCAACATTTGAGATTATTAAGGAAAATTACCCTGAACTCTGGAGTACATGGGAAGAGAAGCTGAATTCATGGAAGGAGAAGAACAATCTTTCTGAAGAATGGATTACAAAAGGAGAATGGAGAAAAAGAGGAGGACCGGATGACACAAGTAGCTATTCTTGA
- a CDS encoding sodium:proton antiporter, with protein sequence MILQNFPYFAAGIIIIIGIVIMVTQKKLIKIIMGLALAEAGVNLFLVSTGYIYGSSAPIFTNAEPGTMSYPVVQAMTLTNIVIGIATTALLLSFVIIIYKKYGTADVDEVRRLRG encoded by the coding sequence ATGATTCTTCAGAATTTTCCGTATTTTGCAGCCGGAATTATTATCATTATCGGGATTGTGATAATGGTCACTCAAAAAAAACTGATAAAAATTATTATGGGGCTGGCACTGGCGGAAGCGGGTGTTAATCTGTTTCTGGTTTCAACGGGATACATATACGGATCTTCTGCACCTATATTTACCAATGCAGAACCGGGCACAATGTCATACCCGGTTGTCCAGGCGATGACGCTTACAAATATTGTAATCGGGATTGCAACAACCGCTCTTCTTCTGTCATTTGTGATAATAATATACAAAAAATACGGCACTGCCGATGTCGATGAGGTAAGGAGGCTTCGGGGATGA
- a CDS encoding NADH-quinone oxidoreductase subunit C — translation MTAAKRIVLDISEVEERLKSSLGRKVISSEVKIHAEGRAGKRNESLWMKIEREVIHDAVREVIDIDFPHLGVISAVDAGDEIELIYHFYIFFGLYGSEKAIYFTVPVPKKDPVIPTISDLIPGAVYTEREKQEMIGITVEGIPDRRRLFLPPDFPEDVYPWRKDECGIPDSMIKNLWKSERPTGRPNPPVKPKEKKKTGSTRDGKDGNNSGKENDSPLKADETEGSKPAGEKSGENNNSSERQQVNKNE, via the coding sequence ATGACTGCAGCTAAGAGGATAGTTCTGGATATTTCAGAGGTTGAAGAGAGACTTAAGAGTTCACTTGGCAGAAAGGTAATATCCTCTGAAGTAAAGATTCACGCCGAAGGAAGGGCAGGAAAGAGGAATGAATCCCTCTGGATGAAAATCGAAAGGGAAGTAATACATGATGCTGTCAGAGAGGTAATTGACATTGACTTTCCCCATCTTGGAGTGATCTCTGCTGTTGACGCCGGAGATGAGATAGAACTGATCTACCATTTCTACATATTTTTTGGTCTTTACGGGTCTGAAAAAGCGATTTACTTTACTGTACCGGTACCCAAAAAGGATCCGGTCATCCCCACAATCTCAGATCTCATTCCCGGGGCGGTATATACAGAAAGAGAGAAGCAGGAGATGATCGGGATTACAGTTGAAGGTATTCCTGACAGACGCAGGCTCTTTCTCCCCCCTGATTTTCCTGAAGATGTATATCCCTGGAGAAAGGATGAATGTGGCATTCCTGATTCAATGATAAAAAACCTCTGGAAATCAGAGAGACCCACAGGCAGGCCAAATCCTCCTGTAAAGCCAAAGGAGAAGAAAAAAACGGGTTCTACGAGAGATGGAAAAGATGGAAATAATTCCGGAAAGGAAAATGATTCCCCGTTAAAAGCAGATGAAACTGAAGGCTCAAAGCCGGCAGGTGAGAAATCCGGAGAAAATAATAACTCATCTGAAAGACAGCAGGTGAACAAAAATGAGTGA
- a CDS encoding Na+/H+ antiporter subunit E — MRPILITALFAFLLYLFLTAGSGNDVPGIWSYGEIVAGIIVAGLTGLISGRFFCGSKNYRMANPARWILLIAYIIPFFTEMTRANLDVAARVITGNIRPGIVRISPGLKSDLGITILANSITLTPGTLTVDTDEESGDLFIHMINVPTGVEDRKITDDKYLFSYFNLKEWVRRITE; from the coding sequence ATGAGACCTATTCTGATAACTGCGCTGTTTGCATTCCTTCTGTACCTCTTCCTCACCGCAGGGTCCGGAAATGATGTACCTGGTATTTGGTCTTATGGGGAAATTGTAGCCGGAATTATTGTTGCAGGGCTGACTGGTCTAATATCCGGGAGGTTCTTCTGCGGTAGCAAAAATTACCGCATGGCAAATCCCGCAAGATGGATTTTACTGATTGCCTACATAATTCCTTTCTTCACAGAGATGACAAGGGCAAACCTGGACGTTGCCGCAAGAGTGATTACCGGAAATATACGCCCTGGAATTGTCAGAATTTCACCGGGGCTTAAGAGTGACCTGGGCATTACAATCCTGGCAAATTCAATAACTCTCACTCCCGGAACCCTGACCGTTGATACAGATGAAGAGTCCGGAGACCTCTTTATCCATATGATAAATGTCCCAACGGGTGTGGAGGACAGAAAAATAACGGATGATAAATACCTCTTCTCTTATTTTAACCTTAAAGAGTGGGTCAGGAGAATTACAGAATGA
- a CDS encoding hydrogenase large subunit — MSDPSKRPTYNIPIGPTHPSLKEPVHFTFKMNGEVIEDLDFEPGKVHRGIEWMGMRRNPVQIVHLTDRICGICGVSHTLSFAKAVEQIAGIEVPERAHYIRTILAEFERIQSHILWAGVAAHELGFDTLFNLAWRVREESMDLLELITGNRINYGIVQVGGVRRDIEPHKYQRIEEGLSYYENLLDKLLKLFLHDKSITVRCRHCGILTYKAALELCTVGPTARASGVSMDVRADSPYAAYGDVKFDVILPDVYTDKITGDVYDRIVVRLLEVGQSVSIIRQCISQMEDGSVLWEEKMPKLLAACKKAEGEAVGRVEAPRGECLHYVRMQKADAPYSWKVKASTYSNQMSWLEILRGEQIADIPIIIASIDPCMSCTDRITVVRNTDCGMGSKMLTKSELHKMSVEKTRRILG, encoded by the coding sequence ATGAGTGACCCTTCAAAAAGACCCACATATAATATCCCGATTGGCCCGACACACCCATCACTGAAAGAACCGGTTCATTTCACATTTAAGATGAACGGTGAGGTTATTGAAGATCTGGATTTTGAGCCGGGTAAGGTGCACAGGGGTATCGAATGGATGGGCATGCGCAGAAATCCGGTTCAGATCGTTCACCTGACTGACAGGATATGCGGGATCTGCGGAGTGTCGCACACCCTCTCTTTTGCAAAGGCAGTCGAGCAGATCGCTGGCATTGAAGTTCCGGAGAGGGCACATTATATCAGGACTATCCTTGCCGAGTTTGAGAGGATACAGTCACATATACTCTGGGCCGGAGTTGCTGCACATGAACTTGGCTTTGACACACTCTTCAATCTGGCATGGCGTGTGAGGGAGGAGTCTATGGACCTTCTGGAACTCATCACCGGAAACAGGATCAATTACGGGATTGTTCAGGTAGGAGGCGTCAGAAGGGACATTGAACCGCACAAATATCAAAGAATTGAAGAAGGACTTTCATATTATGAGAATCTGCTTGACAAACTGCTGAAATTATTTCTGCATGATAAGTCTATCACTGTCAGGTGCAGGCACTGCGGGATTCTTACATACAAAGCAGCCCTTGAGTTGTGCACCGTAGGCCCGACTGCCCGTGCAAGCGGTGTCAGTATGGATGTCAGGGCCGATTCGCCTTATGCAGCCTATGGAGATGTGAAATTTGATGTTATACTGCCGGATGTGTACACTGATAAAATAACCGGGGATGTGTATGACAGAATTGTTGTCCGGCTGCTTGAGGTCGGTCAGTCTGTTTCGATTATCCGGCAGTGCATCTCACAGATGGAGGACGGGTCGGTTTTGTGGGAAGAAAAAATGCCAAAACTGCTTGCGGCCTGCAAAAAAGCAGAAGGAGAAGCGGTTGGAAGGGTTGAAGCACCCAGAGGAGAATGCCTGCATTATGTACGGATGCAGAAGGCTGACGCACCATATTCGTGGAAGGTCAAGGCTTCAACGTACTCCAATCAGATGTCATGGCTTGAGATTCTCCGTGGCGAACAGATTGCAGATATTCCAATAATAATTGCCTCAATTGATCCCTGCATGTCATGCACAGACAGAATTACGGTTGTCAGGAATACAGATTGTGGTATGGGAAGTAAAATGCTCACCAAATCAGAACTTCATAAAATGTCTGTTGAAAAGACACGGAGGATTTTGGGATGA
- a CDS encoding MnhB domain-containing protein — MSKIVRTSANIILPFILVFGFYIIIHGHLTPGGGFQGGAVVATGIVLMIAANRYERISEIFKSETMKNLEYLGLLLFIFTAFTAVLSGSAFFFNWLANGGIIFGDTVTYGANPGFLNTAGVIPVMNIAVGIEVFGAMSVIILYMLHGIKEES; from the coding sequence ATGAGTAAAATTGTCCGGACATCGGCGAATATTATCCTGCCGTTTATTCTTGTATTCGGGTTTTACATAATAATCCATGGTCATCTGACACCCGGAGGAGGTTTTCAGGGCGGGGCTGTTGTCGCAACCGGAATTGTACTCATGATTGCCGCAAACCGGTACGAAAGAATTTCAGAGATTTTTAAGTCTGAAACGATGAAAAATTTAGAGTATCTTGGCCTTCTGCTCTTCATATTCACAGCATTCACAGCAGTCCTTTCAGGGTCAGCATTCTTCTTCAACTGGCTTGCCAATGGCGGGATAATTTTTGGAGATACTGTAACTTACGGGGCAAATCCTGGTTTTCTGAATACTGCGGGTGTCATTCCGGTGATGAATATTGCAGTAGGTATTGAAGTTTTTGGGGCTATGAGTGTGATTATTCTTTATATGCTTCACGGGATTAAGGAGGAATCATGA